A genomic region of Criblamydia sequanensis CRIB-18 contains the following coding sequences:
- a CDS encoding sterol desaturase family protein: MIIYETKIPGRNWPIVRHWWQRACLLNGFQVGVVYLAGLTWDRFFLKWHHGFLSHLSPFFGGMLGYLVITFIFYWWHRWRHKSDFLWRFFHQLHHSPSRLEIATAFYKHPFELLADSFICSLILYPMLGLSREAAANAVLLSGLAELFYHWNIKTPYWLGFIFQRPESHCIHHQDGVHSYNYSDLPLWDMLFGTFKNPKSWDGKCGLGEEQENRFMDMLKGIDVSKE, translated from the coding sequence ATGATCATCTATGAAACAAAGATTCCGGGAAGAAATTGGCCCATAGTAAGACATTGGTGGCAGAGAGCTTGTCTGCTTAATGGATTTCAAGTAGGGGTTGTTTATTTAGCCGGCCTTACATGGGATCGATTTTTTTTAAAGTGGCATCATGGTTTTCTCTCTCATTTGAGTCCTTTTTTTGGCGGGATGTTAGGCTACCTTGTCATCACTTTTATCTTTTATTGGTGGCACAGGTGGCGCCATAAAAGCGATTTTCTATGGCGATTTTTCCATCAGCTTCACCATAGCCCGAGCCGGCTTGAAATTGCGACTGCCTTTTACAAACACCCTTTTGAGCTACTTGCCGATAGTTTTATTTGCAGTTTGATCCTTTACCCCATGCTTGGGCTCAGCCGGGAGGCTGCGGCAAATGCTGTTTTATTATCGGGACTTGCAGAGCTTTTTTATCACTGGAATATTAAGACTCCTTATTGGCTCGGGTTTATCTTTCAAAGACCGGAAAGCCATTGCATTCATCATCAAGACGGCGTTCATTCTTACAACTACTCTGATTTGCCCTTGTGGGACATGCTCTTTGGAACTTTTAAAAATCCAAAGAGTTGGGATGGAAAATGCGGGCTTGGAGAAGAACAAGAAAATCGCTTTATGGATATGCTTAAAGGAATCGATGTTTCTAAAGAATAA